In Pedosphaera parvula Ellin514, the sequence GTCGCTGTTCTGGCGGCGGCTGTCGAACGTATCTCGCTTTTGCTGGCGGCTTGAGAGTGCCTGACTATCTCGGCAGTAAATCCACATTCACACTTGGTAAATTCGGCGGCCCAACGGGTCGCGCCTTGCAAACTGGAGATATGCTCCACCTGGCCGATTCCGCGACAGATTCTCCGTCAACCGCCATCATAAATCCCCCGCGATGGGGAGAGCATTGGAACGTGCGTGTGCTTTACGGCCCTCATGGAGCACCCGATTTTTTCACAAACGAAGACATCGAGGTCTTTTTTTCGACCCGTTGGAAGGTGCATTATAATTCAAATCCGACGGGCATCCGCCTCATCGGCCCGAAGCCGAGGTGGGCGCGTTCCGATGGCGGCGAGGCCGGGCTGCATCCTTCAAATATTCATGACAATGCCTACGCGGTTGGCACCGTGGATTTCACCGGGGACATGCCGATCATTCTTGGGCTGGACGGTCCAAGCCTGGGCGGATTCGTTTGTCCCGCAACCATCATTCGCGCGGATCGTTGGATGATGGGGCAGTTCAAGCCGGGCGACACGGTGCGATTTGTGCCGGTTACCCTGGCGGCGGCTGAAGCGGCTGAAGCAGAACTCACACATTGCATCGACAACCTGCGCTATCCGAGCCCGGGTGCGGAAACGGTTGGAAAGGTGATCGCGACACATCTGCCGTCGCCTGTGTTGCGCCATTTGCCACCCAGAAAAAAGCAAGTGGAGGTGAAGTATCGGCAATCGGGGGATAAATATCTGCTTATCGAATACGGCCAGCCGATCCTGGACCTTGATTTGCGGTTTCGAGTCCACGCACTGATGAATTGGCTGCTCGAAAAGAAGCTGCCGGGGGTTATTGACCTGACGCCTGGCATCCGGTCTTTGCAGATTCATTATAACAACCTCATGCTTCCGGCGAAGAAACTGCTGGATCTTCTGGAACATGCGGAAGAGGAATTGGCTGATCTGGAGCATTTGGATGTACCGTCCCGCATTATCCACCTGCCACTATCATGGGACGATCCCGCAACGCGCCTGGCCATTGAAAAGTATACGCAATCCGTACGTGCGGATGCTCCATGGTGTCCAAGTAATATTGAATTCATTCGCCGAATCAACGGATTAAGCAACACCGAGGAAGTGCGTCGAATTGTTTTTGACGCCAGCTATCTCGTGCTGGGGCTGGGGGACGTTTATCTTGGGGCGCCGGTGGCGACGCCGCTTGATCCCCGTCATCGCCTCGTCACGACCAAATATAATCCGGCCCGAACCTGGACGCCTGAGAATGCGGTTGGAATTGGCGGCGCTTATCTTTGCATTTACGGAATGGAAGGTCCCGGGGGCTACCAATTTGTCGGACGGACGATACAGGTATGGAATACCTGGCGACAGACGCGAGACTTCACGGATGGTAAGCCGTGGTTGCTCCGTTTCTTCGATCAAATTCGCTTTTATCCTGTTTCCGCCGAGGAATTGTTGCGTTTGCGTGAAGATTTCCCATTGGGCCGCTTCAAACTAAAAGTTGAGGAAACCACCTTCTCGTACCGCAAATACCACGAATTCCTTCATAAGGAAGCCGACGACATTGCGGCTTTTCGGAAGTCCCAACGCGAAGCTTTTGGCCAGGAAAGAGAACGCTGGAAGGCGCAGGGGCAGGAGATCGTCGCAAGCGAGCCGGTGGACGAAGTGCCCGCGATTCTCGGCGAAGAACTTCCTGGCGGATGTGAAGCCGTACGCGCGCCTCTCACGGGCAATGTCTGGAAGGTGCTGGTCAAGCCCGGCCAGGTCATTGAGCGGGGGCAGCCCGTGGTGATTGTGGAGGCGATGAAAATGGAAGCCAAGATTGACAGTCCATGCGCTGGCCGCATTCGGGAAATCAAGTGCGTGGAAGGAAGACAAGTCTCGGCTGGACAACTACTCGTGATAGTTGAATTGCAATCCGAATGACCCACGCAACGATGTGCATAATACTCGCAATACCTGATTACAGTTCATCCTATGAATGACAACACTTCAGCCAACGACTGGTCGAAAAGAGTGCATGAAAAATGGCAATCACTCCAAGCCTCTGCCGACGGCCGTGTCTGGATCTGCATGACTTCAGCCGCTCAACTCGAAAACCAATTGACGGCGCTGGAAAAGCGGCGGCTGGTCGGTGAAAAGCTCCCATTACTGGGCCTGACGTTTGCGGCAAAAGACAATATTGATGCGCTTGGCTTTCCCACCACGGCAGGATGTCCGGCCTACAGTTATCAACCTGCCGAAAACGCCAGTGTTGTTCAAAATTTGGAAGCAGCAGGCGCCGTAATTCTCGGGAAGACCGCAATGGACCAATTCGCCACCGGGTTGGTTGGGGTTCGTTCCCCTCAAGGACCTTGTCCCAATGCATTCAACCCGGAATACATTTCGGGCGGTTCGAGCTCGGGTTCGGCAGTGGCCGTGGCGCGTGGTCAGGTTGACTTTTCGCTGGGAACTGATACCGCGGGCTCAGGTCGCGTGCCGGCTGCATTTAATGGTTTGATTGGATACAAGCCGACGCTCGGAATCATCAGCGGCTATGGTGTTGTTCCCGCCTGCCGTTCGCTTGATACCGTTTCGATCTTCTCGAAATCCGTTTCCATGGCGGCGTTGGTTGCTGCTGTGGCCCGCAGGTTTGACCCCCGAGATGCCTATTCGCGGCATTGTTCGGGCAAACCGATCGGTTCCGCATCCGGCGGCTTCAAGTTTGGCGTTCCATCCGAAAAACAGCTCGAGTTTTTTGGCGATGCTGAGGCACCCAAATTGTTTGCTGCGGCGGTGCAACATTTGGAATCCATCGGCGGTGAAAAGGTTTCGATTGATTATGGGCCACTCGCGGAAGCTGCGTCGCTCCTTTATCAGGGGCCCTGGGTTGCTGAACGTTTCGCGGCCGTTGGTGAATGGATTGAGGCCAATTCTGATGCCTGTGATCCAACCGTCGCGAAGATAATACTTGGTGCAAAGAACAAATCCGCATTGGAAACTTTCCGTGCCATGTATCGGCTGAAGGATTTGCAGCAAGTCGCCGCGAAACTCTGGAGTCAATGCGATTTTCTCATGGTGCCAACAGCGCCTGCGTCGTATCGCATCGCGGAGGTTCTCGCCAGCCCGATCGAACTGAACACCCGTCTCGGCTATTACAACAACTTTGTCAACCTGCTTGATCTCGCTGCGGTGGCCGTGCCAACCGGTTTTTGGTCCAGCGGAGTATCTTTTGGAGTGAACTTGATTGGACCGGCATTCACTGATGACGCGCTGCTCCATTTTGCATCGAGATACATGAATGAGCAGCCACCCGTTGCCACTAATGATGAAAGAATCTCCCTGGCAGTGGTCGGAGCGCATCTTCGCGGACAGCCACTCCACCATCAACTGACCACGTTGAATGCCGAGTTTGTGAAGCAAACTACCACCGCGCCCAGCTATCGGCTTCA encodes:
- the uca gene encoding urea carboxylase, which produces MKTLIANRGAIACRIIRTLDRLGFASVAVFSEADIASRHVEMAGQAIELGAAPPRESYLNIQKILAAAKETGAEAIHPGYGFLSENADFARACEDAGIRFIGPTPSQMEDFGLKHRARELAGECNVPLLPGTQLLSSVDEAVQRASGIGYPVMLKSTAGGGGIGMRVCNNEADLREHFDSVTRLSQTNFKNGGLFLEKFVRHARHIEVQIFGDGQGRVLALGERDCSLQRRNQKVVEETPAPNLPPEVREQLFACARRLGERVKYRSAGTVEFVYDAEAGAFYFLEVNTRLQVEHGVTEEVLGIDLVEWMVRLAAGDLGFWPKEPLLPRGHSVQVRVYAEDPLRNFQPSTGMLTEVRWPADTRIETWVVPGNNVTPFYDPLVAKLIVHRETRAAALQAMRTALDDTAISGIETNRDYLRAIMDQADFVAGHPTTSLLGQFKFVSAAIEVVEPGAISTVQDYPGRMGYWAVGVPPSGPMDDCSFRLANRIVGNPEAVAALELTMVGPVLRFHGPAKICLTGARVEALLNGRSVPMEECVEVPTGAVLKVGRCSGGGCRTYLAFAGGLRVPDYLGSKSTFTLGKFGGPTGRALQTGDMLHLADSATDSPSTAIINPPRWGEHWNVRVLYGPHGAPDFFTNEDIEVFFSTRWKVHYNSNPTGIRLIGPKPRWARSDGGEAGLHPSNIHDNAYAVGTVDFTGDMPIILGLDGPSLGGFVCPATIIRADRWMMGQFKPGDTVRFVPVTLAAAEAAEAELTHCIDNLRYPSPGAETVGKVIATHLPSPVLRHLPPRKKQVEVKYRQSGDKYLLIEYGQPILDLDLRFRVHALMNWLLEKKLPGVIDLTPGIRSLQIHYNNLMLPAKKLLDLLEHAEEELADLEHLDVPSRIIHLPLSWDDPATRLAIEKYTQSVRADAPWCPSNIEFIRRINGLSNTEEVRRIVFDASYLVLGLGDVYLGAPVATPLDPRHRLVTTKYNPARTWTPENAVGIGGAYLCIYGMEGPGGYQFVGRTIQVWNTWRQTRDFTDGKPWLLRFFDQIRFYPVSAEELLRLREDFPLGRFKLKVEETTFSYRKYHEFLHKEADDIAAFRKSQREAFGQERERWKAQGQEIVASEPVDEVPAILGEELPGGCEAVRAPLTGNVWKVLVKPGQVIERGQPVVIVEAMKMEAKIDSPCAGRIREIKCVEGRQVSAGQLLVIVELQSE
- the atzF gene encoding allophanate hydrolase, whose protein sequence is MNDNTSANDWSKRVHEKWQSLQASADGRVWICMTSAAQLENQLTALEKRRLVGEKLPLLGLTFAAKDNIDALGFPTTAGCPAYSYQPAENASVVQNLEAAGAVILGKTAMDQFATGLVGVRSPQGPCPNAFNPEYISGGSSSGSAVAVARGQVDFSLGTDTAGSGRVPAAFNGLIGYKPTLGIISGYGVVPACRSLDTVSIFSKSVSMAALVAAVARRFDPRDAYSRHCSGKPIGSASGGFKFGVPSEKQLEFFGDAEAPKLFAAAVQHLESIGGEKVSIDYGPLAEAASLLYQGPWVAERFAAVGEWIEANSDACDPTVAKIILGAKNKSALETFRAMYRLKDLQQVAAKLWSQCDFLMVPTAPASYRIAEVLASPIELNTRLGYYNNFVNLLDLAAVAVPTGFWSSGVSFGVNLIGPAFTDDALLHFASRYMNEQPPVATNDERISLAVVGAHLRGQPLHHQLTTLNAEFVKQTTTAPSYRLHALPGTVPPKPGLERVSDGGSAIELEVYRLNPDAFGNFVGNVPPPLCIGSVELADKTWVKGFLCESVALQGALDISRFGGWRAYRQCSTTQ